Below is a genomic region from Candidatus Methylarchaceae archaeon HK02M2.
ATAAGGATAATTTTTGGAGAGAATTCAGATGAGACTGTTAGAGCGATAATTCTTGATGTAAGGATACCAAGAGTTCTAATGGCTTTTATGGCTGGAACTTGCCTCTCTTTGGCTGGAGCGGTAATGCAAGGATTATTGAGAAACCCGCTTGCTAGCCCTTATGTTTTAGGGGTTGCATCTGGAGCTGCTTTTGGAGCTGCTTTGGCAGTTACTTTGGGTTTACATTTCATTATTGGTGAATATGCGTTATTCATACTTGCATTGATTTTTGCTCTAGTTACGATGTTCATGGTTTATGGGTTGGCAAGTACACGTGGAGTTGAGACTGAAACCTTGATTTTAGCTGGGATAGCAATAGGCTCCTTGTTTAATGCTTTAGTTTCTTTTTTAATATATATATCCGGAGAAAAAATCTATGGAATAGTCTTTTGGCTGATGGGAGGGTTATGGGGTGCGGATTGGGAGCAACTGTTTATAATTTTCCCAGTTTTTTTGGGTGGGATTGTAATCACTTTCAACCGTAGTTGGGATCTAAATGCACTAAGTATGGGCGATGAAGTAGCAATAAATTTAGGTATAAACGTCAAATCTTCAAAAATATTTCTCCTTACTTTGGCTACTTTGCTTACAGCTGTCACGATCTCTTTAACTGGAACGATAGGTTTCATAGGTCTTGTTGCGCCTCATATTGTTAGAATGATGATTGGATCCGATCATAGGTTTTTACTTCCAGCATCAAGCTTGGTTGGAGCAATCCTATTACTTTTCTCAGACACTCTTTCTAGAATGATAATCAACCCTTCAGAAATTCCCGTAGGTATAATTACATCAATAATAGGCGTCCCATTTTTCGTATACTTACTTATGAAAAGAAGGAAAAGTTGGTGGAGATGAAGTTAAGTATTCAAAATCTATACTTCAAATATAGTACTACTAATGTTTTAAATAGGGTAAATTTAGAAGTATATGAAAACGAAGTTGTAAGTATAGTTGGTCCAAACGCTTCAGGGAAGACCACTCTTTTAAGATGTATCAACAAAGTGCTGGAACCTCAAATTGGAAATGTTTTCATAGATGGTAAAGCTATTGCTAAAATGAATGTAAAAGAGCTGGCTAAGGAAATTAGTTGTGTACCTCAAATTCCCCTCAGATCATTTTTACTTACAGTTTTGGATGTCATCTTAATGGGCAGAACACCATATATAAAATGGCAACTTACTAAGGATGATTTAGAGATTGCAGAAGAGTCAATTAAATTAGTAGGAATTGAAAATTTAACATCAAAATATTTCGATGAATTAAGTGGAGGAGAGATGCAGAGGGTTCTAATCTCGAAAGCAATAACTCAGGAACCTAAAGTTCTTCTCCTAGACGAGCCAACAGCCCATTTGGATATTAAAAATCAACTTGAGATATTAGACTTGATTAGAAATCTTGCTATGAATAAAAATATTGCAGTTCTTATGGCTATTCATGATCTTAATCTTGCAGCCAGATTTTCAGATAGAATTTATATGATAAAGAAAGGAAGCATTTTCGCTTCAGGTAGTCCAATGGATATCTTGACTTCTGAAAATATAAAGGAAGTTTATGGCGTTGAAGTAAGGGCAATAAAAAGCGAAAAATCAGTTCATATTATACCAATAAAACCTGTAGGATCATTTGATTAAACCTGAAACAAGTAGTGCTGCACCAACCGCACCAGAATATTGTGATAAAGGTGGAACTATAACCTC
It encodes:
- a CDS encoding ABC transporter ATP-binding protein, with product MKLSIQNLYFKYSTTNVLNRVNLEVYENEVVSIVGPNASGKTTLLRCINKVLEPQIGNVFIDGKAIAKMNVKELAKEISCVPQIPLRSFLLTVLDVILMGRTPYIKWQLTKDDLEIAEESIKLVGIENLTSKYFDELSGGEMQRVLISKAITQEPKVLLLDEPTAHLDIKNQLEILDLIRNLAMNKNIAVLMAIHDLNLAARFSDRIYMIKKGSIFASGSPMDILTSENIKEVYGVEVRAIKSEKSVHIIPIKPVGSFD
- a CDS encoding iron ABC transporter permease gives rise to the protein MTSEIDVKNLYRKIRSTKILFLLILTLALVIVIIFSICLGPVSISIQDIIRIIFGENSDETVRAIILDVRIPRVLMAFMAGTCLSLAGAVMQGLLRNPLASPYVLGVASGAAFGAALAVTLGLHFIIGEYALFILALIFALVTMFMVYGLASTRGVETETLILAGIAIGSLFNALVSFLIYISGEKIYGIVFWLMGGLWGADWEQLFIIFPVFLGGIVITFNRSWDLNALSMGDEVAINLGINVKSSKIFLLTLATLLTAVTISLTGTIGFIGLVAPHIVRMMIGSDHRFLLPASSLVGAILLLFSDTLSRMIINPSEIPVGIITSIIGVPFFVYLLMKRRKSWWR